From the genome of Pelobacter propionicus DSM 2379, one region includes:
- the nrfH gene encoding cytochrome c nitrite reductase small subunit, translating to MRLLKSKYTIITIIIFSGLAVFAFLLLGPPQLLAKSESPTFCASCHVMEEQHSAWSHAGAHRRIRCVDCHLPNSNTLLHYVWKSIDGMKDVLSFHSGMVPERITLSGHGAKVVQSNCIRCHAETVSQMDTTRQCWGCHRQLRHRLTGTVATR from the coding sequence ATGCGATTACTGAAATCCAAATACACTATCATCACAATAATCATTTTTTCCGGGCTAGCGGTTTTTGCCTTCCTGCTTTTAGGACCGCCACAACTATTAGCAAAATCAGAATCCCCAACTTTCTGTGCCAGCTGTCATGTCATGGAGGAACAACACTCAGCCTGGAGTCATGCCGGCGCTCATAGGCGTATTCGTTGTGTTGACTGTCATCTGCCGAATAGTAATACACTGTTACACTATGTCTGGAAATCGATAGACGGCATGAAAGATGTACTCTCATTTCATTCAGGGATGGTACCTGAGCGGATAACCCTGTCAGGTCATGGTGCAAAGGTTGTTCAGAGCAATTGCATCAGATGTCACGCTGAAACGGTTTCGCAAATGGATACAACACGGCAGTGTTGGGGCTGTCATCGACAGTTACGTCATCGCCTTACTGGGACGGTTGCTACTCGATAA
- a CDS encoding IS1595-like element ISPepr2 family transposase yields the protein MNIQEFRKQFPDEETCHRYLEQMIWPTGRICPHCGGIKSWSILAESKRFELYECASCSKQFTVTTKTPLHSTKLPLRTWFMAMYFMINSSKGISSIFLAKWIGTSQKTAWKVGHAVRALMASQADAMPGLAGIVELDEKYLGGKPRYQKDVKHKRGKGTAKSCVFVAASRDGHVRASVVANDSYSELAPKVNRFVDTSADLMTDQLSVYQMIAEDYASHSSVNHGNKEYANGDVHNNTAESFNAILERAKQGVFHFLSKMHTQRYISEVVFRWNHRYPAREVSKNGTKKIIYKAKPILEQLRSLLQYAVGTQLRRTHAGGIFTPRPAFR from the coding sequence ATGAATATTCAAGAGTTTCGCAAACAGTTTCCCGATGAGGAAACCTGCCATCGCTACCTGGAGCAGATGATTTGGCCAACTGGCCGTATCTGCCCTCACTGCGGAGGTATAAAGTCCTGGAGCATATTGGCAGAGAGCAAGCGGTTTGAACTATATGAATGTGCTTCCTGTAGCAAGCAATTCACAGTCACCACCAAGACTCCGCTGCATAGCACCAAGTTACCGCTGAGGACATGGTTTATGGCCATGTATTTCATGATCAACTCCAGCAAGGGTATTTCATCCATTTTCCTTGCTAAGTGGATCGGCACTTCCCAGAAAACAGCCTGGAAGGTGGGCCATGCCGTTCGGGCACTCATGGCCTCACAGGCAGATGCAATGCCTGGCCTTGCCGGGATCGTTGAACTTGACGAGAAATATCTTGGCGGCAAACCCCGCTACCAAAAAGACGTCAAACACAAGCGCGGCAAAGGCACTGCAAAATCATGTGTATTCGTTGCCGCAAGCCGTGATGGTCATGTACGGGCAAGCGTTGTAGCAAACGATAGTTACTCAGAACTGGCTCCCAAGGTTAACCGGTTTGTTGATACATCAGCCGATCTTATGACAGACCAGCTTTCCGTCTATCAGATGATTGCCGAAGACTATGCCAGCCACTCATCCGTGAATCATGGCAACAAGGAATACGCAAACGGAGACGTCCACAACAACACGGCTGAATCATTCAATGCCATTCTTGAACGGGCTAAGCAGGGTGTATTTCACTTCCTGAGCAAAATGCACACTCAGCGGTACATCAGCGAGGTGGTATTCCGCTGGAACCATCGTTACCCGGCAAGAGAAGTATCAAAAAACGGCACGAAAAAGATTATCTACAAAGCAAAGCCGATACTTGAGCAACTTCGATCACTGCTCCAGTATGCAGTTGGAACTCAACTCCGAAGAACACATGCTGGTGGGATCTTTACACCAAGACCTGCTTTTCGGTGA